The Gemmata palustris genome includes a region encoding these proteins:
- a CDS encoding endonuclease MutS2, whose product MITLEATRTDLALMDAHTLDLLGFDKVRALLADYAASSLGRDLARQIEPSTDSAAIRKEIALTTEMVEALGLNQAPPFSGLHDVRLIARRAKIGTMLTAEQLIEVAEALNCTGAMYRYRMRLAEHLSGIIDHLSGIEDLGTVGKSIGGCIDGRGHVLDMASRDLAAVRQKLFDLDEKVKAEIRRLLRDPELRKILSYPNATVHGDHYVLPVSVNHRHKVNGVVHRMSGTGETVFIEPASISNLSAERVQLKADEDREVKRVLRRLSSEVGRVANPLVFALDVIAKLDLITAKARHARDFNMYPPDVNTEGRLWLRQARHPLLESMFRNDPVPSTERGARNAEQKANESAKTVDPPDSDASAPRPVPRAPRSVVPIDIRLGIGFNILVITGPNTGGKTVTLKTTGLLCLMAQCGMHIPAGEGSLVPVFRHILADIGDEQSLEQSLSTFSSHVSRIASIFRTADDQSLILLDELGAGTDPTEGAALGRAILDQLDAVRCRAIVTTHLGDLKTYAFNNDRAENGAVEFDIETMRPTYRLHIGQFGMSNALKIARRLKLPKDLLRRAHKYLKRRKGKTGELARLQELRLEAEQAKVDALAAKHDADRAKESFERERRALDKEAADRVALNELRATLKAGTVVTVQRFGSNGKVVKVDAKKQTVTVSVGIGQWEVPFEEIFPVT is encoded by the coding sequence ATGATTACCCTCGAAGCAACACGGACCGATTTGGCCCTCATGGACGCTCACACGCTCGATCTCCTCGGATTCGATAAGGTCCGCGCTCTGCTCGCCGATTACGCGGCCTCTTCGCTGGGGCGCGACCTCGCCCGGCAGATCGAGCCCTCGACCGATTCGGCCGCGATTCGCAAGGAAATCGCCCTCACGACCGAGATGGTCGAAGCACTGGGGCTGAACCAGGCTCCGCCGTTTAGCGGCCTTCATGACGTGAGATTGATAGCCCGGCGCGCCAAGATCGGCACCATGCTCACGGCCGAGCAACTCATCGAAGTGGCGGAAGCTCTCAACTGTACCGGCGCAATGTACCGCTACCGAATGCGCCTCGCGGAACACCTCTCGGGCATCATCGACCACCTCTCGGGCATCGAGGATCTCGGTACCGTCGGCAAATCCATCGGCGGGTGTATTGATGGACGCGGGCACGTTCTCGATATGGCGAGTCGCGATCTCGCTGCGGTGCGCCAAAAGCTCTTCGACCTCGACGAAAAAGTGAAGGCGGAAATCCGGCGCCTCCTGCGCGATCCGGAATTGCGAAAGATCCTGAGCTACCCGAACGCGACCGTCCACGGCGATCACTACGTCCTACCCGTCTCGGTGAACCACCGGCACAAGGTCAACGGCGTCGTTCACCGTATGAGCGGCACCGGCGAAACGGTGTTCATCGAGCCCGCGAGCATCTCGAACCTCAGTGCCGAGCGCGTGCAACTGAAGGCCGACGAGGACCGCGAAGTGAAGCGCGTGCTCCGGCGGCTCAGTAGCGAAGTCGGCCGCGTCGCGAATCCGCTGGTGTTCGCCCTCGATGTGATCGCGAAACTCGACCTCATCACCGCGAAGGCCCGGCACGCACGCGACTTCAACATGTACCCGCCGGACGTGAACACCGAGGGCCGACTCTGGCTCCGACAAGCGCGCCACCCGCTCCTCGAATCGATGTTCCGCAACGATCCCGTGCCGAGCACGGAGCGCGGAGCGCGGAACGCGGAACAAAAGGCGAACGAATCCGCGAAGACAGTTGATCCGCCCGACTCCGATGCTTCCGCCCCGCGCCCAGTACCCCGCGCCCCGCGCTCGGTCGTTCCGATCGATATTCGGCTCGGGATCGGGTTCAACATCCTGGTGATTACGGGACCGAATACGGGCGGCAAAACGGTCACGCTGAAGACGACAGGTCTGTTGTGCTTAATGGCACAGTGCGGGATGCACATACCCGCGGGCGAGGGCAGTTTGGTTCCGGTGTTTAGACACATCCTGGCCGACATCGGCGACGAGCAGAGTCTCGAACAGTCACTCAGCACCTTCAGCTCACACGTCTCGCGCATCGCGTCGATCTTCCGCACCGCGGACGACCAGAGCCTGATTCTGCTCGACGAACTCGGGGCCGGCACCGATCCCACCGAAGGGGCCGCACTCGGTCGAGCAATCCTCGACCAGCTCGACGCGGTCCGGTGCCGCGCGATCGTGACGACGCACCTCGGCGACCTGAAGACCTACGCTTTCAACAACGACCGGGCCGAGAACGGAGCGGTGGAGTTCGACATCGAGACGATGCGGCCCACCTATCGGCTGCACATCGGCCAGTTCGGGATGAGTAACGCGCTCAAGATCGCCCGGCGCTTGAAGCTCCCGAAGGATCTTCTGCGCAGAGCTCACAAGTATCTGAAGAGGCGCAAGGGCAAGACCGGTGAACTCGCCCGCCTCCAGGAACTGCGCCTCGAAGCAGAACAGGCAAAGGTGGACGCGCTTGCCGCCAAGCACGATGCGGACCGCGCGAAGGAGTCGTTCGAGCGCGAGCGCCGCGCTCTCGATAAGGAAGCTGCAGACCGGGTCGCACTCAACGAATTACGTGCGACACTGAAAGCCGGTACGGTGGTGACGGTGCAGCGGTTCGGCTCGAACGGCAAGGTTGTGAAGGTGGACGCGAAGAAACAGACCGTCACCGTGAGCGTCGGCATCGGGCAGTGGGAAGTCCCTTTTGAAGAGATATTCCCGGTGACGTGA
- a CDS encoding multiheme c-type cytochrome: MTDPTPFPARASSVRWSTFFCVSTALVAGCVVAAPTAHVERAAPVESIAPEVAADPLSSVAFVSSALDDPPAPAKGKEPVSGNPPLFVGWPKGQKPEAVLVFTGQTFGLLQPCGCSRPQTGGLERRAVFIQSLKDKGWPVAGIDLGDLYPEKPAVREQGRLKYIATMNALREMGYIAVGVGQTDITAQLDMLLGAYIAQKEQRPFTLAGNAVGLDGAGKIVPRLQRFPVLPGDTRPLIGSTEVADVGTLPIGIAGIVGKSLAVDARTKKLDTSIDFSEIPDALKVVRDELKNHKKQPKLNVLIYQGSSADAVGVAKDFPQFNIILCQASDPLPPLLPQQPQGTKTLIIEVGHKGQHVGVLGVFKKPDGGLDLKYQLVQMSEEFITPGTEEQAYKSNKTLKILEDYAKSVKSEIALGKDYPRVPHAAQIHAQGLNPKVNLTYVGSDACKACHAKEHEQWAKTKHGHAMDALEKLAKRPSLRQYDGECVRCHTVGFDHQSGYENEKKTAHLKHVGCESCHGPGSGHAADPKNKQLTALLALWKQGVPGDAKMPDMAFMEKMAKLGPEERGMQAIPPANQLLLNRVGGACMKCHDQDNDPHFDIYKYWVQVNHSGLAPAGGWPVVPPKK; the protein is encoded by the coding sequence ATGACCGATCCGACCCCGTTCCCCGCCCGCGCGTCCTCGGTACGTTGGTCCACATTTTTCTGCGTCTCCACCGCACTCGTCGCCGGCTGCGTGGTCGCAGCACCTACGGCGCACGTCGAACGCGCCGCGCCCGTAGAATCGATCGCGCCCGAAGTGGCTGCGGACCCGTTGTCGTCCGTAGCGTTCGTTTCGAGCGCCTTGGACGACCCGCCCGCACCCGCCAAGGGGAAGGAGCCGGTTTCGGGCAATCCCCCGCTGTTCGTGGGCTGGCCGAAGGGCCAGAAGCCGGAAGCGGTCCTCGTTTTCACCGGGCAGACGTTCGGTTTGCTCCAGCCGTGCGGGTGCAGCCGGCCGCAAACCGGCGGGCTCGAGCGCCGGGCCGTCTTCATCCAGTCACTGAAAGACAAGGGCTGGCCGGTTGCCGGCATCGATCTCGGCGACCTGTACCCGGAGAAGCCCGCCGTCCGCGAACAGGGGCGGCTCAAGTACATCGCCACGATGAACGCGCTGCGCGAGATGGGGTACATCGCGGTGGGCGTCGGCCAGACCGACATCACAGCGCAACTGGACATGTTGCTCGGCGCGTACATCGCCCAGAAGGAGCAGCGCCCGTTCACGCTCGCCGGCAACGCGGTCGGCCTGGACGGGGCCGGCAAGATCGTGCCGCGGCTCCAGCGGTTCCCGGTGCTGCCCGGTGACACGCGCCCGCTGATCGGTTCGACCGAGGTCGCGGACGTGGGCACGCTGCCCATCGGTATCGCCGGGATCGTCGGGAAGTCACTGGCCGTCGATGCCCGGACCAAGAAGCTCGACACGTCCATCGATTTCAGCGAGATCCCGGACGCTCTAAAGGTCGTGCGGGACGAACTCAAGAACCACAAGAAGCAGCCGAAGCTCAACGTGCTCATTTACCAGGGCAGCAGCGCGGACGCGGTCGGCGTCGCGAAGGACTTCCCGCAGTTCAACATCATCCTGTGTCAGGCGAGCGACCCGCTCCCCCCGCTCCTCCCGCAGCAACCGCAGGGGACCAAGACGCTGATTATTGAGGTGGGCCACAAGGGGCAGCACGTCGGCGTGTTGGGGGTGTTCAAGAAGCCCGATGGTGGGCTGGACCTCAAGTACCAACTCGTTCAGATGAGCGAAGAGTTCATTACCCCGGGCACCGAGGAGCAGGCTTACAAGTCCAACAAGACGCTCAAGATCCTTGAGGACTACGCGAAGTCGGTGAAATCCGAGATCGCTTTGGGGAAAGATTACCCCCGCGTCCCGCACGCGGCGCAGATCCACGCACAGGGACTCAACCCCAAGGTGAACCTGACCTATGTCGGGTCCGATGCGTGCAAGGCGTGCCACGCGAAGGAGCACGAGCAGTGGGCGAAGACGAAACACGGGCACGCAATGGACGCGCTCGAGAAGCTCGCGAAGCGCCCGAGCCTGCGCCAGTACGACGGCGAGTGCGTCCGGTGCCACACGGTCGGGTTCGATCACCAGTCCGGTTACGAAAACGAGAAGAAGACGGCGCACCTCAAACACGTCGGCTGCGAGAGCTGCCACGGCCCCGGCAGCGGGCACGCCGCGGACCCGAAGAACAAGCAGTTGACGGCGCTCCTCGCGCTCTGGAAGCAGGGCGTTCCCGGGGACGCCAAAATGCCGGACATGGCGTTCATGGAGAAAATGGCCAAACTCGGCCCCGAAGAGCGTGGAATGCAGGCCATTCCGCCCGCCAACCAACTGCTCCTCAACCGCGTCGGCGGCGCGTGCATGAAGTGCCACGACCAGGACAACGACCCGCACTTCGACATCTACAAGTATTGGGTGCAGGTCAACCACAGCGGGCTCGCCCCGGCGGGCGGCTGGCCCGTCGTGCCGCCGAAGAAGTGA
- the aspS gene encoding aspartate--tRNA ligase, producing MAEWQRTHTCEQLREEHVGQTITLNGWVLTVRDNGHQLFTDLRDRYGLTQVVFNRADNAELFTQAKELKSEWVVSVTGLVRKRLEGAARADISTGEIEVEAKTLRVLNQCPPLPFEISEFGSELANEDLRLQYRYLDLRRRSLQKVLILRHRLCKVIRDYMDAHNFLEVETPLLGKSTPEGARDYLVPSRVFNGEFFALPQSPQLYKQLLMISGYDRYFQIARCLRDEDLRADRQPEFTQLDVEMSFVEREDVTGVMERLAVDIFDKCLGVKLNLPFPRLSYAEAMSKYGSDKPDLRFGLEITDVTDIAGASEAQFFKDAIAAGGVVRAINAKGAAAAQDAKKAPLFSNTALKPGGELAKVTETYKAKGLAWLKVEGGKFTGSIEKFLSDELKAKLTERLGTADGDLLLIVAGPEAIVCDALGALRIHLATRLKLYRNWWEEKAEHDESEKKKADAAKKKKENYAPVPFQPRAEHFNFAWVLDFPMFGWDDEEKKWAAMHHPFTAPMDEDLPHFWQNESLGKVRAKAYDMVLNGYEVGGGSIRIHRQDVQSRVFEILGMNPEEAKARFGFLLDALQSGAPPHGGIALGLDRWAMIIAGTTNIRDVIAFPKNQRARDLMTGAPACVDERQLKELGVKLS from the coding sequence ATGGCCGAGTGGCAACGAACACACACCTGCGAACAGCTTCGCGAGGAACACGTCGGGCAGACGATCACGCTCAACGGGTGGGTGCTGACCGTTCGCGATAACGGGCACCAGCTCTTCACCGACCTCCGCGACCGCTACGGCCTAACGCAGGTGGTGTTCAACAGGGCCGACAACGCCGAACTGTTCACCCAAGCGAAGGAACTGAAGAGCGAGTGGGTGGTGTCCGTGACCGGGCTCGTCCGCAAGCGGTTGGAAGGTGCGGCCCGCGCCGACATCTCCACCGGCGAGATCGAGGTCGAGGCGAAGACGCTGCGTGTGCTGAACCAGTGCCCGCCGCTGCCCTTTGAAATCAGCGAGTTCGGCAGCGAACTCGCGAACGAAGACCTCCGGCTCCAGTACCGCTACCTCGACTTGCGCCGGCGCTCGCTCCAGAAGGTGCTGATCCTGCGCCACCGGTTGTGCAAGGTGATCCGCGACTACATGGACGCCCACAACTTCCTCGAAGTCGAAACCCCGCTGCTCGGGAAGAGCACGCCCGAAGGCGCGCGCGACTACCTCGTGCCCAGCCGCGTGTTCAACGGCGAGTTCTTCGCGCTGCCGCAATCGCCGCAGTTGTACAAGCAACTGCTGATGATTTCGGGCTACGACCGGTACTTCCAGATCGCGCGCTGCCTCCGCGACGAGGACTTGCGGGCCGACCGCCAGCCCGAGTTCACGCAGCTCGACGTCGAAATGTCGTTCGTCGAGCGCGAGGACGTCACCGGCGTCATGGAGCGGCTCGCGGTCGACATCTTCGACAAGTGCCTCGGCGTGAAGCTGAACCTGCCGTTCCCGCGCCTGAGCTACGCGGAGGCCATGTCCAAGTACGGCTCCGACAAGCCGGACCTGCGGTTCGGCCTGGAAATCACGGACGTCACCGACATTGCCGGCGCGAGCGAGGCGCAGTTCTTCAAGGACGCGATCGCGGCCGGAGGGGTGGTCCGCGCGATCAACGCGAAGGGCGCGGCTGCGGCGCAGGACGCGAAGAAGGCGCCGCTGTTCAGCAACACCGCGCTGAAGCCCGGTGGCGAACTGGCGAAAGTGACCGAGACGTACAAGGCGAAGGGACTGGCGTGGCTCAAGGTGGAGGGCGGCAAGTTCACCGGTTCCATCGAGAAGTTCCTCTCGGACGAACTGAAGGCCAAACTCACCGAGCGCCTCGGCACGGCCGACGGCGACCTGCTCTTGATCGTCGCGGGACCGGAAGCGATCGTGTGCGACGCACTCGGAGCGCTGCGCATCCACCTCGCGACGCGGCTCAAACTCTACCGGAACTGGTGGGAAGAGAAGGCCGAGCACGACGAATCCGAGAAGAAAAAAGCGGACGCCGCCAAGAAGAAGAAAGAGAACTACGCCCCGGTCCCGTTCCAGCCGCGCGCCGAGCACTTTAACTTCGCTTGGGTGCTCGACTTCCCGATGTTCGGGTGGGACGACGAGGAGAAGAAGTGGGCCGCGATGCACCACCCGTTCACCGCGCCGATGGACGAAGACCTGCCCCACTTCTGGCAGAACGAGTCACTCGGTAAGGTGCGGGCCAAGGCCTACGACATGGTGCTGAACGGCTACGAGGTCGGCGGCGGGAGCATCCGTATCCACCGCCAGGACGTGCAGAGCCGCGTGTTTGAGATCCTCGGCATGAACCCCGAGGAAGCCAAGGCGCGGTTCGGCTTCCTGTTGGACGCCCTCCAGAGTGGCGCGCCGCCCCACGGCGGCATCGCCCTCGGTCTGGACCGCTGGGCCATGATTATTGCGGGGACGACCAACATTCGTGACGTGATCGCGTTCCCGAAGAACCAGCGCGCCCGCGACCTGATGACGGGTGCCCCGGCGTGTGTTGATGAAAGGCAGTTGAAAGAATTGGGAGTGAAGTTGAGTTGA
- a CDS encoding M16 family metallopeptidase, which yields MSRFALGLFPLVALALVVPLTPTRGESLNAATAPGGTADPKPESNNDAELVKTAQGMFKDLKTVTLDNGLRVYLLPVKGAPVVTTMVAYRVGAADEEKDQTGLSHYLEHLMFKGTAKLVPGDIDRATQRNGGRNNAYTSEDMTVYHFDFAADRWEAALDIEADRMRNIRIDEKHEFEQEKGAVISELAGNEDSPWDLEYKAMLPLLWPKASPYSHPVIGLTEHVRGATAEIIKRHYDKWYHPNNASIIVVGGFDADAALAKIKTLFGPIPKGELPPRKKPAFYPERKEPARKEFESKFDVPRMMVGFNTVAVGTPEDPVLDVIQDILASGKTSRLYRKLVEDERIASEVSAGNYAGRYPGWFALNVELLQGKDRKKAEELTFAELEKLAAEPITDAELARARRKILASYLFSRESVHSLCDAIARTSTYPGGEDVGKFFQDYLDRVLKVSKDDIQRVAKQYLVRKQSAIVWSIPKEAGKLGTRNTERGTEEVKAKPNFRSALRAPHSALRAPHSALKADAPGGGAFSLTAAKRVVLPNGLTVILLEDHRLPIVVASLEVADVRLREPLDKLGVATLTGNLLEEGSAKHKGKEISALIENTGGSLSLSSSGGSFRVLTPDTDLGLGLLFECIQTPSFPEDALERMREQQLSAIADAETQPRTKAGRLFYSTVYGKHPGGRPALGKKEIVEKLTAADCKAFHKLTFAPNFATIAVVGDFKADEMTKKIEALTKEWKKSDLGAPEVAAPPKPTGGEQIVGDPNAAQVHVYIGQVGVTRDNPDYYKLLVMDNVLGTGPGFTDRLSSNLRDRLGLAYTVNATIASSAGKQPGTFVGFVGTFPDKFLDVKFGFFKEVNKLRDEEPSKQEVDDAKKYLLGSLPFRFTTLSGVAGELLAAERYGLGFDFLEKYRKEVEAVTPADVQAMAKKHLDPKTFLLVAVGAISKDGKPLEKKK from the coding sequence ATGTCGCGGTTCGCGCTCGGTTTGTTTCCACTCGTTGCACTCGCGTTAGTTGTTCCACTTACGCCCACACGTGGTGAAAGTTTAAACGCGGCAACCGCTCCGGGCGGGACCGCCGATCCCAAACCCGAATCGAACAATGACGCCGAACTGGTGAAGACCGCGCAGGGGATGTTCAAAGACCTCAAGACGGTCACGCTCGATAACGGGCTCCGCGTTTACCTCCTCCCGGTGAAGGGGGCGCCGGTCGTGACCACGATGGTCGCGTACCGGGTCGGGGCCGCGGACGAGGAGAAGGACCAGACGGGCCTCTCGCACTACCTCGAGCACCTCATGTTCAAGGGCACCGCGAAGCTCGTACCGGGTGACATCGACCGCGCCACCCAGCGCAACGGCGGGCGCAACAACGCCTACACGTCCGAAGACATGACCGTGTACCACTTCGACTTCGCCGCCGACCGCTGGGAGGCCGCCCTGGACATCGAAGCGGACCGGATGCGGAACATCCGCATTGATGAGAAGCACGAGTTCGAGCAGGAGAAGGGGGCCGTGATCTCCGAACTGGCGGGGAACGAGGACAGCCCGTGGGATCTGGAATACAAGGCGATGCTGCCGCTGCTGTGGCCGAAGGCGTCGCCGTACTCGCACCCGGTCATCGGGCTCACCGAGCACGTGCGCGGGGCGACCGCCGAAATCATCAAGCGGCACTACGACAAGTGGTACCACCCGAACAACGCCTCGATCATCGTGGTCGGCGGGTTCGATGCCGACGCCGCGCTCGCGAAGATTAAGACACTGTTCGGGCCGATTCCGAAGGGCGAACTCCCGCCGCGCAAGAAGCCCGCGTTCTACCCGGAGCGCAAGGAGCCGGCGCGGAAAGAGTTCGAGTCCAAGTTCGACGTCCCGCGCATGATGGTCGGGTTCAACACGGTCGCGGTCGGTACCCCCGAAGACCCGGTGCTGGACGTGATCCAGGACATTCTCGCGAGCGGTAAAACATCCCGGCTGTACCGCAAACTGGTGGAAGACGAACGGATCGCATCAGAAGTGAGTGCGGGTAACTACGCGGGGCGCTACCCCGGCTGGTTCGCGCTCAACGTGGAGCTGCTTCAAGGGAAGGATCGCAAGAAAGCCGAAGAGCTGACGTTCGCCGAACTCGAGAAGCTCGCCGCCGAGCCGATCACCGACGCCGAACTCGCTCGCGCCCGGCGCAAAATTTTGGCATCGTACCTCTTCTCACGCGAGAGCGTTCACAGCCTTTGCGACGCCATCGCTCGGACCAGCACGTACCCCGGTGGCGAGGACGTGGGCAAATTCTTCCAGGACTACCTCGACCGCGTGCTGAAGGTGTCGAAGGACGACATTCAGCGCGTCGCCAAACAGTACCTCGTGCGTAAACAGTCCGCGATCGTGTGGAGCATTCCGAAGGAAGCTGGGAAGCTCGGAACGCGGAACACGGAACGCGGAACAGAAGAAGTGAAAGCCAAGCCGAACTTCCGCTCCGCGCTCCGCGCTCCGCACTCCGCGCTCCGCGCTCCGCACTCCGCGCTTAAAGCTGATGCCCCCGGCGGGGGCGCCTTCTCGCTGACGGCCGCGAAGCGGGTGGTGCTGCCGAACGGCCTCACCGTGATCCTGCTCGAAGACCACCGGCTGCCGATCGTGGTCGCGTCGCTCGAAGTGGCCGACGTGCGGTTGCGCGAGCCGCTCGACAAGCTGGGCGTCGCGACGCTGACGGGCAACTTGCTCGAAGAGGGCAGCGCGAAGCACAAGGGTAAGGAGATTTCGGCCCTGATCGAAAACACGGGCGGGAGCCTCTCGCTCTCGTCGAGTGGCGGATCGTTCCGCGTGCTCACGCCCGATACGGACCTCGGTCTCGGCCTCCTGTTCGAGTGCATCCAGACGCCGAGCTTCCCGGAAGACGCGCTCGAACGGATGCGCGAACAGCAGTTGTCCGCGATCGCGGACGCGGAAACGCAACCGCGGACGAAGGCCGGCCGGCTCTTTTACTCCACCGTGTACGGCAAGCACCCCGGTGGGCGCCCCGCGCTGGGCAAGAAGGAGATCGTCGAGAAACTCACCGCGGCCGACTGCAAAGCGTTCCACAAACTGACGTTCGCGCCGAACTTCGCCACGATCGCCGTCGTGGGTGATTTCAAAGCCGACGAGATGACCAAGAAGATTGAAGCGCTCACGAAAGAGTGGAAGAAGTCGGATCTGGGGGCACCCGAGGTGGCCGCACCGCCCAAACCGACCGGCGGCGAGCAGATCGTCGGCGACCCGAACGCGGCGCAGGTCCACGTGTACATCGGGCAAGTCGGCGTTACACGCGACAACCCCGATTACTACAAGCTGCTCGTGATGGACAACGTGCTCGGCACCGGACCCGGGTTCACGGACCGGTTGTCGTCCAACTTGCGCGACCGGTTGGGCCTCGCCTACACCGTGAACGCGACCATCGCCTCGTCCGCGGGCAAGCAGCCCGGAACGTTTGTCGGGTTCGTGGGGACGTTCCCGGACAAGTTCCTCGATGTGAAGTTCGGCTTCTTCAAGGAAGTGAACAAGCTCCGCGACGAAGAGCCGAGCAAGCAGGAAGTGGACGACGCGAAGAAGTACCTGCTGGGGAGCCTGCCGTTCCGGTTCACGACGCTCTCCGGCGTGGCCGGGGAACTGCTCGCGGCCGAGCGGTACGGACTCGGGTTCGACTTCCTGGAAAAGTATCGCAAAGAGGTCGAGGCCGTGACGCCCGCCGACGTGCAGGCGATGGCGAAGAAGCACCTCGACCCGAAGACGTTCCTGCTCGTCGCGGTCGGCGCGATCAGTAAGGACGGCAAGCCGCTGGAAAAGAAGAAGTGA
- a CDS encoding CbiM family transporter, with product MHVPLFAVHLSDGALATAWLASGFGGLAVMLVFAMWKVREEEIPRIGVFTAAFFVASSVHIKLGVLPTSVHLILNGLVGVILGRRAPLAIAIGLGLQYLLLQHGGYSTLGINACIVGIPALIAGALYPVLRRLRVPAFVRGVLLGGGAVAGAVVLNFLVLLLGGKDDWERLAQLVLLAHIPVVIVEGAMLGVLVSYLEKVKPEMLGSRREPPKPNTPPNEDTSW from the coding sequence ATGCACGTTCCCCTTTTCGCCGTTCACTTGTCGGACGGGGCGCTCGCGACCGCGTGGTTGGCGTCCGGCTTCGGTGGCCTGGCGGTCATGCTCGTGTTCGCGATGTGGAAGGTGCGCGAGGAGGAGATCCCGCGCATCGGCGTATTCACGGCCGCGTTCTTCGTCGCGTCCAGCGTTCACATCAAGCTCGGGGTGCTACCCACCAGTGTTCACCTCATCCTGAACGGGCTCGTTGGGGTCATACTCGGGCGCCGGGCCCCACTCGCGATCGCAATCGGTTTGGGGCTGCAGTACCTGCTGCTCCAACACGGCGGGTATTCCACCCTCGGCATCAATGCCTGTATCGTGGGTATCCCGGCACTCATCGCGGGCGCGCTGTACCCCGTGCTCCGACGCCTGCGCGTGCCCGCTTTCGTTCGCGGCGTGCTGCTGGGTGGGGGGGCCGTGGCCGGCGCGGTCGTGCTGAACTTCCTCGTACTGCTGCTCGGTGGTAAAGACGATTGGGAACGACTCGCGCAGTTGGTCCTGCTCGCGCACATCCCCGTTGTCATCGTCGAAGGAGCAATGCTCGGTGTACTGGTGAGCTATTTGGAAAAGGTGAAGCCCGAGATGCTCGGTTCGCGGCGCGAGCCGCCAAAGCCAAACACCCCACCCAACGAAGACACTTCCTGGTAA
- a CDS encoding DUF5658 family protein: MFWKIFVLLGLGVFVLLSAADWVFTFTLLRTHPSAIESNPLAAACLEQYGWNGLAVYKAFGVLALILSVVLILRRRPVVAAGVVTFGCAALLSVTTYSHQMLCDLNREARELKQTEWPQNELRAPSAADNSPIPDRCWFADDVLAATKPATPIATAQTRPHTR; this comes from the coding sequence ATGTTCTGGAAGATCTTCGTGTTGCTCGGGTTAGGCGTGTTTGTGCTCCTCAGCGCCGCAGACTGGGTGTTCACTTTTACTCTATTACGTACTCATCCCAGCGCAATTGAGTCCAACCCGCTGGCGGCAGCGTGCCTGGAACAATACGGGTGGAACGGGTTAGCGGTTTACAAAGCGTTCGGAGTGCTGGCGCTCATACTGTCGGTGGTTTTGATCCTGCGCCGGCGCCCGGTCGTTGCAGCCGGGGTCGTGACGTTCGGGTGCGCGGCCCTGCTCTCGGTCACCACGTACAGTCACCAGATGCTCTGCGACCTGAACCGCGAGGCGCGCGAACTCAAGCAGACCGAGTGGCCCCAAAACGAATTGCGTGCGCCGAGCGCGGCCGACAATTCACCGATCCCGGACCGCTGCTGGTTCGCGGACGACGTGCTGGCCGCAACGAAACCCGCGACGCCGATCGCGACCGCACAAACTCGGCCACACACACGGTAA
- a CDS encoding nucleotidyltransferase family protein, which yields MMNSTISGWERVALAVEQVRDRLRRAVAALNGANVSYAVIGGNAVAEWVGRVDQAAVRNTRDVDILLRRADFDAAKIAMEAAGFVYRHSSSIDMFLDGPDAKARDAVHVIFANEKVKQADELQAPDVTESEPGDSFRVIALEALVRMKLTANRDKDRTHLRDFIEVGLIDTTWPDRFPSELAARLRHLFDTPGG from the coding sequence ATGATGAACTCAACTATCTCCGGTTGGGAAAGGGTGGCCCTCGCCGTGGAGCAAGTACGCGACCGGTTGCGGCGTGCCGTGGCCGCACTCAATGGGGCAAATGTGTCCTATGCCGTGATCGGTGGAAACGCGGTGGCCGAATGGGTCGGTCGCGTCGATCAGGCGGCGGTGCGTAATACGCGGGACGTGGACATTCTTCTCCGGCGCGCGGATTTTGACGCGGCGAAAATCGCAATGGAAGCCGCCGGGTTCGTGTACCGACACTCATCCAGCATCGACATGTTTCTTGACGGCCCCGATGCGAAGGCACGCGACGCGGTTCACGTCATTTTTGCCAACGAGAAGGTGAAACAGGCGGACGAACTTCAGGCACCGGACGTGACCGAGAGCGAACCAGGTGATTCGTTCCGTGTGATCGCACTCGAAGCGCTCGTTCGTATGAAGCTGACCGCGAACCGCGACAAGGACCGGACGCATCTGCGCGACTTCATCGAAGTCGGCTTGATCGACACCACTTGGCCGGACCGGTTCCCATCGGAGCTCGCGGCCCGATTGCGACACCTTTTCGATACGCCCGGTGGGTAA